TCATATTCTATTAAAAAAAGGGACATGGCGTAAGCTTGTCAATCCGCCTAGTTATCCTGGTCCGCTGGAAAATGTGTTCCAATCCTCTCTCCGTTGCCTGAGAGATCAAGGACGAGAGTGCATCATGGGAGTATGCGGGAGCATGACGCCTCGGGCGTCCTTTTCGGTGAGAATAATGTCTTTTTTCTGGCTTCGGCCTATTTTAAATATGAAAGACAACTCTCCTGcctttatgttaaaaaaattacacGACGGACGATGTTTTTTCCGAGCAAGTTAAAATCAAATGGATCAAATACCAGACTGAAGAGTTGCTGGTTCAGTCTGATTCACTTCAGGGATCCACGGCGTTCAGAAGTAAACAGATCTACTACTCCTTCCATACTAAAATATAGGTCAGATAAGGATTTAAAAACTTAAACTTCGTAAAATTTAACAgacaattagttaaattatacaCAAATTTTAATGTGCAAAGTTATATCAATAAATTCGTATTTCATAGATCTTTTAATACGatattaattttgtagcaattgataatatattacaaaataaattaataattaaagtatACTTGCAAAAACTTTTttaaatctaaatatgctctatatTTTAGGACTGAGTGGGAGTAGTTGTTAAGAGCGAATTTGTAGCTACAGTAGCTAAGCACGTTGGACTGGACGTAAAAAGGGGGTCCAATCGGGTACTGTCTTGTATAAAAACTACAACAATTGATATACCATGCAACTGAACCAAGTACATTAAGCATATTTTTAAGAGAAGAGTGCATTTTGGACGCACTACACAAAAATTCGTGGAGACTCCGACACCTCATGCAAAGCAGACGCACGCTTTCCCACTCAACAGTCAACACGCGTGTGTGCACAAATAAACTAAATAAGTCGTGGTTACGTGGGAGCGAACACCCTTACCCCACCACTAAACCGCTTTAGGTCCTGTCAAACTACTCTCCATGCTCTATCTTGTTTATGTCTTAAATACTAAATACATATTTAGTAGGATAAAAACTAATGTGATATGCaattaaataagaaaaaagaagaagctaaTGTGTTAAAGAAACCAGCTAAGAAACAACCAAATATGCACCGGGGATAAGCAGTCTCCTCGACATATCTTGGTCGTAGAAAAGTCTCTATATACAAGTTATAGACATTATGTACTAAGAGGTTGTTTCTTagctaggttttttttttcatttatgtcTCTCCTTTATCAGTACCGATCAATTTTCTAGCAAATTCATGTACTGATGCTCATGCGTTGTAagtagctagttttttttttcattcatgtCTCTCCTTTATCAGTACCGATCAATTTTCTAGCAAATTCATGTACTGATGCTCATGCGTTGTAAGTGggttaaaattcaaaattggATAACATACGtgatcatatttattaaaatagataatataccatcatatttacaattttagaaTCAATATTCGATAACTTATTTACCAAAAACTGACTTTCAGTACACCATGCGTCGACAAAATACGGGCCCAACCATATTCGATATCTCAGCACACGAGAtgccgaatatgacactgtaACCCATATTCGATGCCTCATATACCGAAAATTAGATGTAGTCAACACATGAGATGCCGAATATGACCTGTAGAGGCTATAAAATGACAGTATCAAAGTGTCTGCAGTCGGTACAGGCTATATTCGGTacacgaggtgccgaatacggcactgtagcctATATTCGACACTTCATGTGTTGAATACACATGATTTTCGGTACGCTAAAAAAACGTGGGTCcgatcatattcggcacacgaggtgccgaatataccAAATACAGATGcttaaattataaatatgatgatatattatctattttgataaatatggtcatatatattgtctaattttgaatttaaggCTCGTAAGTGTGGATGTGGAGGCACTAAAGattttttgattatttttttaaaaggaattGGCGTGACCTCATCAGCCAGCGATCGGTCTCACTCTGAAATGTACTATATGAATCTAATTACACCATGGTCTGTGGCCACATGATCAGAGATGTATGATAAACATTTAGGGCCCGTTTGGCTGGCTGAAACGGTTCAGATTCTCGGTTGAATAATCGAATCAGCCAGCCAAACGGAGTTGGAAGAAACGTTACATGGCGAAACGATTCCAGAATCTCGAAACGGCTCGAAGGGTATTTCGCCCGTTTCTTTGTCAGCAGAGACACCAACTCCTCCATGGCTCCATGACTTGATCGATATTACGTGAAATTGCCACTGGCCGGACGCCGTGCCGCCTGCTCGCtcgcccgccgcgccgcacgCCCGGCCTCCGTCGCGCCCGCCACGCCGCCTGCTCGCTCGGCCTCCGTCGCGCCCAGCGCGCCGCCTGCTTGCTCGCCCGACGTGTCGCCCGCCCTCTATTCTGTCTACCGAATGGTTGTGAatggataagggagagagaaggaTGGCTGTGAATGGAGAATGGATAAGGTAGAGAGGGATAAGGGAGATAGCTAAaaaatctatatttttaatctCTTTTCTCAATAGGTTTACACCTTTTAAAAGACTCTACAAATCTATCTATTTTTATGTAGGTTTTATAATCCATAAgtaacatattttaacttgttGCATTTAAAAAGCCTAAacagaattcaaattaaaattcattaaatttgactgtttttgcacctttcataaattttagagctttaaaagaattataaaaaatagaaacattTGCCTATATCTATCTTAAttaatggaataatttttaaaattatcttCAGTTCTAAGTTATGTAGTggaatttcaaatttattcacATGGCCTCActtttcatgaatttgatcAATTCTAATTATATTCAAATGCATGCAACAGTTTATAAAAATGATAAGAGATGATGCTCAAGATGTACATGCTTGTAAATTGTTGTTATtacaaaaaacaaaacaaaaatagcatattaaCAAAGGATAAAGTGGTCAATTGCACCATCATCTCTATTTCAAGAAATTGAATTCATACAGCTGCCAAACGGTTTCTAGATATAATTCTGTTTTACTATAGAAACATTTAAAACAAATCTAAAATGGAAACGTTTCTGCAATAATTTGAGTTCCTACCAAATGCATGTCATCGTCACAAACAATTAGAATGCTGACATGCTGCTTGTTATTTGTCAAGCGTGGATCTCTTTCTGATTCCTGTTGCTGCCACCAATCCTCatctaagatcatctccaatagctaccttaaatttttattctaaaaaatactattacagcatcccttatttttttcatctccagcagctactctatttcctaccttctactattctttttctctctccagcCTCTGCAAACAGCACTGCTACAGTAACCTGACGGTGTTTTCCTCCCCTGGACCCACTGTCAGCGTCTATAAACAGTAACCTTAGCCCACCACACCGTTCTTATTCAAATGCGTAAGCCTGAAGACGCAGAAACTTTCACATTCCTGTAGAAATTGAACTGTTTCATGTTAGCTTGCTACTATGTTGCCTAAGGGGTGTCTGAACGATGTATCATGTTGGGTGGTATAAATGGATAGGAAATTGAAACGGCGGATGGCTTATATATGATGGGTTTGTAGATTTTCTTTTTCCGTTTGCCAAATCTCTCCTTGTGGATTTCTGAAGGTGAATTTGAGAATTTGCCGCTCCATCCATTAGATCTCCAGGATTTACCACCCTATGGCTATCAACTTTCTTTGGGCCACTTTCCAGAATATGGGGTTCCAATTGAGAAAACAAAGACCAACAACTAACAAGCATCAAATTCAAACCGTTGACATCGTCTGACAGGGTGGTGAAAACGGATCGAATATGGAAGTAATAGCTTTACCAATAACCTTTTCCATATGTTCTGTCGAAATACAGAATATCCCGAGTACAGATATAGAAGGTGCATGAGCTGAATGCCAACTGTTAATCCATCAAAACGGCCGCTTTCACCAAATGGTCACCACTGACGAACATGACGGCGGCAGGTGGTAGTGGTAGTAACCAGGGTACCAGTACGGCGGCTGGTGCACGACGTTGGGGTCTTCCGGCTTCTCCTCGGGCTTCTTCTccttcacctcctccacctGCAGGAGCTCGGCGTGGCCGATCTTCTTGCGCAGGCACCTGACCAAACAGACGGTGTCGacgccgtcgccgaccacctcgAGCCGGTCCCTCTCGTCGCCGGCGATCCCCATGGAGCTCACCCCTGCATGTACATACGCAGCAGTGGTCGCCACTGTTAGCCCTGGCCAATGCACAGGGAGGAGAAGAGTATGGTAGAGGTAGAACGCATGCATACCGTCTGCTCGGGCGACCAACGCCATGGCCTTGGACCGGCTCTTCTCGCACGGCATGCTCACCCTGATCACAATTTTTTGCTGCGACAACGACGAGCAAAGCGATCAGCACGCTTCAGAGTTTCAGACTGCTCGATTCAAACATCGCCAAACAGAGGGGCAAACGAGAGGAGAGCAGAAGTTAGCGCGGTTGCTCAGTTACCTTCGTCATCGCGTTCGTTACTTTACGAGTCACCGAGGAGATACTGGAGACGACAGAGAATTGCGATCGATAGAGGCTGACTGAATGGCTGCGCCGATGGCTAGCTGATGGTTGTTTTGCCGATGCAACCAGTTTAGAGTTGCCTTGTGATTTGTGAAGGAGATGGGTACTCTCTCGGCTCTCCTATTTATAGACGGCTGGAGCGGAGGCAGAGCACCACTAGCTAGCTAGTGAAGACCAAAGGAAGGATCAGGCGAGTAGACGATCCTTCGTAAGAAGATTCGTAGCAGCTAAGTTCCCAAGTAAACAAGTGGGACTAGCTAACTAACTGACGCGTTCTCACGAGCTGCTTCATTGAACAAAGACTTGACGAGATCAAGCAGAGCCAATTTAAATTAGGGATGTCAATGGTTATTGTTAGAATAGTCCTATATGGATGGCAAAATACTGTAGCAATCTACTGTTTATATAGGTAATAATTAGATACATTTATTTCAGATCTAACAGTTCAAAAGATTTAATATTATAGTAATATTTACCGATTTTGCAGAGGATACGATTCTATAGGCAAGTAGATATgggtaaggaaaaaaaaagtcacacCCGTGTATCGCTCTAAGAAGCTGATAGTGGCCCAATTCACTGTTCCTCTCATCTCGTTCCCCTTCCGGCCTCACTCGTTCCCTAACCCCATCCTCgtatctcaaaaaaaaaaaaaaaatcgcatcCCCACGTTCAAGCACTACAGACCCAAAACACAGCGTAGCTAGCACCCAGCCCTTAGCTGCCTCGTGCGGCTCCATGGTCGCCCAGCTCCGCCCGTGCAACCACGCGctgccctccccctcctccggtAGCTCAACAGCTAGCGACCTCATTTGGTTCTGGTGCTCAACAACGCCCCCATTTGGATCTGCACGAGCTCACAGTGCCCTCGTATTCAACCACGGGAGCAAGGCTCAAACAGTGCTGCTCACCTTTTGCCTTTTGGATGCACTCGTTCCTTCCAatttcttgtttgcttcacgTGTTCCATCTATGCCGCTGTCGATTTCAAGTGTTTTGCTGCTTTTCTTTGGCTGCTCCTTCGACGTCCCATTCAACGGCCCTCCACAACACAAGATCTGTGTGCCAGGTGGCCATACAGACGTGACCGCGGGTACGGAGTGCTCAAGGTAGCGGGTGTGGATGGTATTTTTTACTTATGATAGATAATTGGTGCAAACATGTGTTTTAAAATTAGCTCGCAAGTATGGATTTAAATAGCTCCTATCTATGCTCGTTGTCATCCCTCATCCAAATATTATGGCCTAATATTCCTGTAGACCGTGTTAGGGGTTAGAATTTGGCCTATGGAGAGACCCAATTATGAAAATTCTAATGCTCAAATaattagtaccatattgctaagTAGAAGTGAAAGAAAACCAATTTAAAAGGTGGAGATGTTCCAATTGCTTGGACTAAGAGAAGGGCTTTGGCTAAGTTCGTGTATTTACGCTTTTTCGTATATAAAATAATCGTAACCGTGTCGTCTCGTGCTATGCTGTGAGTCAACTCCACTAGTTTTTTGCTAACCGTGTAAATTTCCTTTTCAACGAGACAATCAAGGGTCCTTTAGTGACTAATTACAGTGCGACCGTGTAAATTTCCTTGTCAACGAGACAATCAAGGGTCCTTTAGTGACTAAATACAGTGCTACCGTGTAAATTCCTTTTCAGCGAGACAATCAAGGGTCCTTTAGTGCCTAATTACAGTGCTTAAAATCAACAGTTTCTTGGAGCTGGTTATAGAGTTTAATTCGGCCATTATTCGGCTGATTATTCTGGTTCATTGCGTCAGTTACTAGAGGGCAAAGTTGCCTGTCGGTAACCGAGTGCAGCGGTAAATGAAAAGTCATGATAACTGCGATAACCGCTtgaattttaaataaattttggataaaattcgtttaaaaaaatttaaattttggaatttttttttgaatttagccTCTCGGTAACCAATCAAATTGGACCGGCTACCAAGCGATTTTCTTAAATTTTCCGCAATATCGGTagccgctcggttttctcgatttatcaagcggttttctcgattttcaatgaaattcaacaaaaaccctaaaattatctcaatcttgtaaaatcaataactaattcatttgagaTTTAAATCAAGtcaaacaaattttttgtttccttgtaaGATGATcttacatgataaaaatatttatactcataaacaatttcaaaattttctgtgagaaaatgtatttgttaaaccaagttaaatgcatagtttactctttgctaatcaaaaatcatgaaactagtttTGTTACTCtttttacatgatcctatgtcttttaaaaatacatgaactcataaattagttattgtaatatgtagGATTGTATACATGTGTtatgactagattaattcataactgacccatcacatctcaaaaattagtgaagccacttttattagtttatttattctatgatttacgtaggaaaaataataatagacatgaaaaagttaattacattgttgtttcttaacgtattcactttatgcttgtgaactttgtaaaaatcatagagaaattaataaaactctaaataaagtgaaatcaattttaaagattctcttaagatatattctatacaagaaaaatatgtatttacatgttaagttttttcttaacatgagttaataactgagtcgCACGctttaacttttttcttttttttaaacttccttcctatagaatatgatgcaaacgatattatttttgaattttttttttcacagaaggtcttataattgtctctaggtttttttaggatttgtttttgaattttttttatttttttcaaattttttaatttaaattcatttACCGTTTGGTTTTAAAACCGAGCCGGATCGAGATGTCCGATTATCGCGTATTTTTGTTGGTTACCGACGAATTTTTGAATCCTGCTAGAGGGTAATTGCCTCCTATAAAGATATGAAGATGTCCAGGTCCAGAACACACGTTTTTCACCCCATTCTTCGACTTTCTTTCTCAGTGTGCACCTGGGAGGAAACAAGCGGTATCTCCGATCGTAGAGTTCACTGCACGAGATGGCAGTTAGGTTTCTAGACAGCGCCATCCTCACGACCACTATGCGCTGCTTCACCTTGCTACATCGATCCACCACTGCATCAAGCCGGCATTACGTTACTTATCTTTTGACAAGCCTAATGTAAGAACGGATTTTAATCTATTCGTGTTCATGCTTATGTGTAGAAGTACTATTTTGAGTAGCCCGTTGCTATGGATTTATAACGCAAATATTCTAAGTAATGCATTCTATATGTTCTGCGTATTTTGTCTCTGTTTatattttggaattaaatttgTGCCCAAATTTTCAACATTAGGAACGCGCGATTTTTTTCCTTGGCTTTTGAGGAGATTTGACATATTCAAAAGTGAAAACCCCTTTCGTATCAAACAAGGGTGATTTTCCATTGTTCATATACAACAATAGATTGGCCTATGCTTAGAATCCACAGTACCAATCTGCTTATGGTCTATAGTACCTTGAAGgacattaaaaaaatcaaattcaaaacgGATAAGCTAAATCTCACCTGAGCATTCTAGAACATCCGGCActattactatttccaaaaaaataaaaagagagaattgGCGGCGACAGGAGCGGCGTCCGATCCTGCTCGGAATCGAGCCGGCTCAGATGTCCATCGCACCACCGCTCCTGTTGCCATCGCCGCAACCACTACCGTCTTCCTCGCTAGTggagatcgagagagagagagagagagagagagagagagagagagagagagagagagagagagtagagaggTCGGATgaggcaggagagagagagagagagagaaggggggcGGGGCGGTGGAGGCAggagattgagagagagagaggagagggaccTGAGCCGACGAGACTAAAATCGATTTAATACAAACTTCGGGTCCGATCATTTTATCAGGACCGTTTCACTATCAATGTCGATTTGTAATACAAATCGACACTGCTATTAGTTATTAGTGTTAGTTTCTGTCTGAATGGACATGTGAATGCTTGGTTTTACTACAAAGCGGTAGTGATAtcttatcaatgtcggttttgACTGAATTGACACCGATGAGGTAACATTTATGACtaattctatagtagtgttaaATCATCTTACACCTGTAGCGCTTGAACTCATGGTCGCCCGACACGGTGATTACGCCGGAGGGTCCTGGCATTTTCCTGCATAGGCACCACCTAAGAGCAGTTGAGCATTCCTCTCTGCGAAATATAAAGTTGTATTGGTACGGGAGATCAACCACGTGGAACATcacttcctctatgccggccgcTAGCCCTTCTCAACCGTGTGCTAACACATTGCACTGCCCAACCTATTTTCAGAGTGGATGATAAGCATTTGGTGTCGCATATGGATCCTTCCTTTAAATAGAGTGTTTGTATTGCATCTGTAATTTTTAATCTGCATGGATTTAGATGATATCTATCTCCTTTTCTATTaattaacatgataatttttaGGCCTTGAGAGCCACCTCATAAATACTAAGATCGGACGGACTTAACATAAGTGAACAGCGTGAGACTAAGAGAGTATTTATTGTCTTGGTGAGGTGATCACGAGTGCCGTTTGTATTCATGAAGATTCCTTTCTAGTGGCATAAGGACCCTTCCTTTTAAATGGAGTGtttgtattgcatctataatcTGCATAGATTCAGATGccatctttctctttttccacCGATTAGCATGATAATTTTCAAATCTTGAGAATAAAGTAGGAGGCTTTTTTAactttactaagataatagataaagAGAAGAAATACACTTCACCAAATCATGGAAGGAAAGACGAGCCAAGTTCACTTTTCTCACCGTAACCTACACTCTTTTGGGTGTGCACTAGCACATGTCTAAGAGCATATACATACCCTACGCTCTTGTTTACCGAGTGCCAAATAAATTAAGTCAGGTCACGCCGATTGCGCATTTGTGCTGTTGAGTCTGGAGCTGTGCATTGTGCACGGTGCACTGACTTGTTCTTCCACCAAACCTGTTCTTCTTGGGCTAAGCTCGGGCATCAAACTGCAACCTAATATTTTCCGAACTGGGCTCAGGATATGAGTTGGGATGGGCTCGAGCCTAGACTTTCTAGGCTGGGCCGACCTGACCTAGGGTTTGAACAAGTTTAGCTCCATCCCACGAGTGTTTgacgatttttttatttttttattttgaaaatcaaaaaattgtaaaactaggcaTCTATTTGAAAAAAACTGCAAAAATATGTTACTATTGTGCTTCCAACGGAtgatagatttaaaaaataaacatgttgCTCTTCCAATAAGCGataggttaaaaaataaaaaaaaaactgtgttccattactctcaaaattcaaaaaactatcgaaatagttatgattttctaaaaagGTTGGTTGTAGAGGATAATATAATCTAGCtctcaaaaaatttcaactcaaataattacttttacaatgagaaacaaaaaaagtcaaattCCATTGCACAGTATGCCTAAGAACACTAGGATCCTCTTCCTTGCATGTAGACCACGCTAGTTagaggggaggtgctgcccaattCCTTTCTGCCACTGTCCCCATCTCTGGTCGCTATCTGGGAGTGCTCTAGCCGTCGCCTTCCAACGATGAACACCAAAATGGGTTCGTTGGAGCCCGTAAATCCCTGGCCACCTAGCCTCGACCAGACCTGCTGCCCCTTGTCGATTTCGGTGAGCTCTCCAGTGGTGCGCCACCGTAATTCTTCATCGTCGCCCCTTCTTTGCTCTACTCCAAAGGCGAGCCCGCGCGCGCTGCTAGGCCCTTGGCCACGGCAGCGCAACCGCCCGAGCAGGCAGTGGCTTGACTCACTGCTAGGCCGGCCTGGTGGCGCAACCCAGTGGCCCGCAACCACTTCCCCGTGGGCCAGCCTCCGCCCAAGCCCTCGATGGGTCAGGCACTGTGCAACCAAGCCCAAACCCAAGCCGAAGCACACATCTCGCCTAGTCCA
This genomic window from Phragmites australis chromosome 7, lpPhrAust1.1, whole genome shotgun sequence contains:
- the LOC133923539 gene encoding disease resistance protein Pik-1-like: MTKQKIVIRVSMPCEKSRSKAMALVARADGVSSMGIAGDERDRLEVVGDGVDTVCLVRCLRKKIGHAELLQVEEVKEKKPEEKPEDPNVVHQPPYWYPGYYHYHLPPSCSSVVTIW